Within the uncultured Draconibacterium sp. genome, the region CTGCCGCAATGCTTTGGTTTTATCGTTTTGCGCATTAATAAGCACTTTTGCCTCGTCTTTTAACAAAGCACCCTGAAAGAACCAAATAGCTGCATATTCTTTAAAAACTCCAAGCCCGATTACATTTTTACCATTAATTGTGTAACACGGAGCTCCCCATTTTATGGTTTCCGATAGTTCTGTAGATGTGAGCAAATCGTGTAGTACCATTAAAATATCCTGCCGTGATCGGGCATTTAAAATATATTCGTCAACTGTTTTTGCACTCGGCATATCTCATTATTTTTTTCGGGTGAAAATGGCAATAATTGCTGAAGTTGCCAGTCCCATCAAAGGTGCAAAAATTATACTCTCTGCCATGTAACTTTTTAAATTGAAATATTCCGCTGCCTCTTGAGGTGTTTTCAATCCATGTTCAACGGTATAATCAATCATATTTTCAAAATAATGAGGCGTAATAACTTCAACAGTTAAGTATTGTGTGAGAGGAGTGAGTATTGTCACTCCTAAAGTGATGATCAATCCGCTTATGAATCCCTGAATCCAGGTCATTTTTCCGTTAAAATCATTCTTTCGTTTGTCGAGCAGTGCAACCACATAAACCGCAATTGCTACTATAGCGAAGAAGTTGGTAACGACGGAATGTTTTGCAATGTTCTCATCATGAAGACCGGCGATTCTTTCTCCAAACATCCAAACTAACTGAATGACTGCAAATAAAATGGCCCATTTAATCTCAATTGCAACTTTTTTCATCTTTCGTAAGTTTTGGTTTCAATTTAGAAATGAATAAAAAGGATGTTTTGTTCATTAACTACCGCGGTTTTGAACGTTTTTTTTCTTTCAGAACAGATTTAATCATTTTGCCAAACTCTTTGTCGCGCTGCCGTTTTTCGTAAACAGTACTACTGAAATGTTCTTGCTCGCGTTTTAGTTTCAGGTAGTTTTCGTAGGCATCTTCGCCTAATTCGCCACTCTCAAGAGCTGCCAGCACTGCACAACCCGTTTCGTTGGTATGGCTGCAATCGCCAAATTTACAATCGGAAGTGAGATCAGATATCGCATCAAATGTCATTTCAAGGGCATCAGCCGAGTCGGTCACTCCTAATTCGCGCATTCCCGGTGTGTCGATCACAATACTGTCGTTCTCGAGCACGAACAACTCGCGATGGCTGGTTGTATGCCGGCCTTTGTTTGTACTTTCACTTATCGACCGGGTTTCGAGCGCTTCTCTGTTGAGCAGGTGATTAATGATTGTTGACTTACCAACTCCCGAAGAGCCCAGGAAACAATAGGTTTTACTGGCTTCCAATTCACTTTGCAGAAGATCCAAGCCTTGTTTTGTCTCATTGCTCAGTGCAATTGTTTTTATATTCCTGATGCGATTTTTAACGTCATCAATTAGCTGTTTACACTCGTTTTCACTAACCAAATCAGTTTTTGAAAGAACCAGGAACGGTTGGATATTTCCGGCATAACATACGGCCAGGTATCTTTCCAAACGGTTCGGATTAAAATCGTGGCCAACCGCTTGTACAATAAACGCTACATCAACATTCGCAGCAATAAGTTGCACATCGCCGTGTTTGCCAACAGCCTGGCGTTCGAGTTTTGAAAAACGGGGCAGAACTTCAAGAATAATGGCATTCTCATCATCCATTGGCATAAAACGCACCCAGTCACCAGCAGTCGGGAAATCGGTTGCGGATTGAGCAGCAAACCGGATATTTCCGGTTATTTCCGCTTTAAAAACCGAAGTGTCGCTCTGAATGATGTAACGTTCTTTATGCACAGTTATCACTCTTGCTAGCTCAGTAATGGGAATCCCATTCTGATTTATATAATTTTCAATCGATTCAGGAAGTTGTTGTTTCATGATAAAAGACTTAACAGATAAATTTACACTTTTCGTTGTTTCCATTTGCCTTTTCGGAACAAATACAGAGCTGTTATTGCCAAAAACGATTCAGCAATTACAATCGACATGCTGGCTCCAAATAAGCCCATATTCAGCACAATTGCAAGAAAATAGGCCAGTGGTATCTCGAACAACCAAAAGCTCATAAAATTGATCTTTGAAGGCGTAATCGTATCGCCACTTCCGTTAAAACCTTGCATCAGTACCATTCCCAGTGCATAAAACAGAAAGCCAAAACTAATAATCCGCAGCGCCAGTGTGCCATTGTCGACAACAGCCGCTTCTCCGATAAACAGTTTTATCCAAAACTCAGGGAAAACAGCCAGTATTATTCCCATGAAACCCATAAATATCATGTTTACGTAACCGGTAATCCATACAGATCGTTCTGCACGTTCAGGTTGATTGGCACCAAGGTTTTGCCCAACAAGCGTTGATGCGGCATTGCTTAATCCCCACGCAGGCAACAATGCAAAAATAATTATTCGGATGGCAATAGTATATCCGGCCAACGCCTCCGGCCCCGAAACTGCAATAATACGGACCAGCAAAATCCAGCTCGATGTTGCAATTAGGTTTTGTAAAATTCCACCACCTGATATTTTAATCAGTTTCAGCATTACATTAACGCGAATTTTTAAATTGGACCAATACAGTCGGATGCGGTGATGCCCACCAAACAAAAGGTAAAACTGGTACAAAACAGCCAAGCCGCGCCCTGTTGTAGTGGCAATTGCTGCTCCTGCCAGTCCTAGTTCAGGGAAAGGACCAATGCCAAAAATAAGTAATGGATCGAGAATGATATTGATAATATTTGCCAGCCACATTACCCGCATTGAAATGGCCGCATCTCCGGAACTGCGAAATACAGCATTAATAATAAACAACAGCATGATTACCACGTTTCCGCCAAACATAACGGCAGGGAAGAGGTAACCTTCGGCAGCCATTGAATCGGTAGCTCCCATTAACTTTAAAAATTCGCCGGCATATAAAACGCCGGGAATAGCAATACAAACGGAAAATATAAAACCTACCATCATGGCCTGAAAAGCCACTACACCAGCTTGTTTATTGTTTTTCTCGCCAATTCTCCGCGAAACAAGCGCAGTGGTTGCCACGCTAAGTCCCATTCCAACGGCGTATACAATGGTCATTACTGACTCAGTGAGGCCAACAGTTGCCACTGCATCTGCACCTAATTTCGAAACAAAAAAGATGTCAACTACGGCAAATACCGATTCCATGATCATCTCCAACACCATAGGAACAGCCAAAATAAAAATGGCTTTGCCAAGACTGCTCTCGGTAAAATCGCGCTCTGTACCGCCAATTGCTTCTTTTACATCGATCCAGAGTCCTTTAAAATCAATGTCTTTTAGTTTTTGTAAAGACAAAACACTTACTCTTTTGTGTAACATTATAAAAATATGGAAATAAATGAATAAACTAATTGAATAATCTCTCTTGGCCAACCTAGAACGGTCGGCAATTGGTGACGGTAATATTTATTGAGATATTCATCTTTTAGTTCTCTTTTATTCGAGTTTGACAAAGTTATGAAAATTAATTCTTATAAAACAAATCAAATTTCAATAAACTTTTATTCGCCATCTATTTGAACACTTCAAACCTACTAACGTTTATAACGTGAAAAGTAACTACAAATGAATCCTAAACTGTATTCTATTATTCTATTTTTTGTACTTGTTTCATGCAATTACAAAGATCAATTTCCAGTAAAAAAGTCGGAGCGAATTTCTAATATTAATACATCTGTAACACAGGAAGATAGTAGCTCTTACGCGCCTTTTGAAGGGCTTTTTACTTTTGTAAACCAGTTTGATGCACAAGATTCATCCTTTGATCTAGAGGCTTTTAAAGCAAATTACAATCAGTTTTATGTGAATAATAACAAGGCCATTTATGATAGCCTGGCATTGCCTGCCTGGATTGAAATAAACGGATTGTTGCTTGAATTAACCGGTGAAGCAAAATATGCACAGGAACTGGAAAAAATTTCAGCAAACGAAAATATGACGGACTACATTAAACCTTTTGTGCTAACACAAAATGGTGATCATATATACGTCAACCTGTTCAATCCGGCTGAAATAGACTTCCAGCATTCGCTTGGTGGCGATGTTACTTTTCGTCAGGAAACCAATTATCCTGAGTCGGGCAGTGTGCGCTTACATTTCGAGATGACGGAACGGCGCTACATTGAACTGAATATACGAATTCCGGAATGGGCTGAGGGTACACACGTAACAGTAAAAGGAGTAAAGTATTTTACAAAACCCGGTAGCTACTGTTTAATCGCTAAAAAATGGAAACAGGGCGATTTGGTTCAGGTTGAGATGCCAATAGGAAACTATCCCAATCGTTAAAATCAACAGTTTGGCAAAGCATCAAAGATGGCTAGCCCGCCTTCCGATGTTTCGCGGTATTTACTTTGCAAATCTATCCCTGTTTTATACATTGTTTCCACTACTTCATCAAAACTAATGCGGTGGCGCCCATCGGTCAGCAAAGCATAATTATTGTGCGATACGGCGCGCTCGGCAGCAAAAGCATTTCGCTCGATACACGGAATTTGTACCAGCCCGGCTACCGGATCGCAGGTTAATCCCAAATGATGTTCGAGTCCCATTTCTGCTGAATATTCAATCTGAAAAATGGTTCCGCCCATCATTTGCGTTGCAGCGCCCGATGCCATTGCACAAGCTGTTCCAACTTCTCCCTGGCAACCTACTTCGGCACCTGAAATGGAAGCATTTGTTTTTACAATGTTGCCAATAAGTCCGGCAGTGGCTAGTGCCCGAAGGATGGCATTTTTATCTCTTTTGTGTATTTTTTTGAAATATTTGAGAACGGCAGGTAAAACACCACTCGCACCACATGTGGGGGCGGCTACTATTTTGCCGCCGGCAGCATTTTCTTCCATAACAGCTAATGCGTATGAAAACAATTGCGAACGGCGTTTAAATGGAGTTGCAAAAGTATCTCCTCTTGTATTAAAAACGGGTGCCTTACGGGGGAGCTTTAAACCGCCCGGCAAAACCCCTTCAGTTTTTAACCCTCGTTTAATACTTTCCAACATCACCAGCCACACTTCTTCCAGGTAATCCCATATATCAGGATCTTCAAACTCGGCAACATATTCCCAAAAATTTTTTCCGTTGTGGTTGCACCAGTCTAATATTTCCGACATGGTAGTGTGTTCATACACTTCAACGGTTTCTGATTGGGTGTGGTCGTCAACAATAGTACCACCACCAACGCTGTAACAGGTCCATTCTTTTAATAACTCGTTCTCATTGTTAAAAGCCTTAAAACAGATACTGTTGGGATGTCTCGGAAGAAAAGTCTTGGGTTTCCAGTTAATTTGTAGTGGATGGTTGCCAAAACTTTGTTTAATGGCATAATCAGTAAGGTGCCCTTTGCCTGTAGCTGCCAGGCTGCCATACAAAATTACCTCAAAACGAGCTGCGTTTTTGTTTTCTGCCAGAAACCTGTCGGCAGCTTTTTTAGGGCCCATGGTGTGGCTGCTTGATGGCCCGTGACCTATTTTGTAGATTTCTCTTATTGATTCCATTCTTCTATAATATTGTGCAAATGAAGAACAGAATTCTTTAAAACTCTATGACTTTTGCTGCATTTTTTTGTATTAACAAGCAAAATAGTGACTTTTTATTTTTTGTCCTTCACCCGCATAAAACGGAACATTTTCATAATCCAGTTGGGTAGGGGGTGATAACCACGTTTCCGAAGATCGATGTACCAGCCTATCTTTTTGATAATAGGTATTTTATGTGTTTCAACAAATTCGATCAGTGTTCCTTCCGGTGCCTGGATATACGCAAAATTTCCGGCAGCTTCTCCCATGTCGAATGATTCCGTAGCTTTTGCACTATCAACGGTAAACGGATAACCAATGGCTTTTGCTCTCTCACGGAATTGATCCATTCCGTTGATATCGAAACAAAGGTGTATGAAACCCGGATCTCCCCAGATTCGTCCTTCGTAAATATTTTTCGGCTCGTAATCAAGGGCTTGCACTAACTCAATTACCGATTGTCCGAAGAAAGGACTAAAAGCGCCTTGTTTTACATCGGAATGACGAAGTAAAACGCGTCGGAATTTCTTGTTGCCACCGGGAATGCCTTTGTAATCTTCAAAAATGCCGGTTTCATCGTAAACAATTTCGTCGTATTGCAGAATTTCCTGGTAAACTTTCAGGCTGGTGTCTATATCTTTCACGCCGATAACCGTTCCCAGTACTCCGCCACTTAATGACTTTTCTTTTTTACGAAAAACACCTTCCTGATTTTTTATTTCCCACATGTTTCCGTAAATGTCTTTCATGAAAAAGTGATCGTTGCCTGCCGGATCTTTTGAAATGGGAGTGAGCAAGTTCAGTTTTGAAGCACTAAATTTATCGTAAACGGCTTGTACATTTTCGGTTTTAATTTTTCCGATGTTAATGCCCAAATCACCTAGTTGAATCTCAAAATTGATCGGTTTAGGTTTTTTCCCTGTATGTTGCCATATCTCAAGACCTCCGCCACCTTGCATGTTAAGCGCCAAAACAGCTCTTCTGTCGCGTGTTTTGCCAGCTGTATGTGCCAGCATCAACTCTGCTGTAGCTTCATCTTCAAACATTCGAATATCCATTGAGAAATGTTCGCGATACCATTTCCATGCTTCCTGAAGATCTTCAACACCAACTCCTAACTGCTGGATTCCGTTTATTTGTGCTTTCATTTTTGCAATACTTATAGTTTACAGTGGTTTTACGCGCGAAGCCATGTAATAATACAAACGCGGCAAAAACCGCCTGATGTGCACCATAATAACTTCTGAACCACCTACCAATATTTCTTTTCTCTCTTTTTTCAGTTTTTTGCAAATCACTTTTGCACATTTTTCGGCGGACATTCCTGTGTCCTGACCGGCATCCATTTGTGCGTGTGTTTTTCCATCTTTATTTATCGCATTCACCGAAATATTCGTTTTTATCCGTCCGGGAATAATAACCGACACTGAAATGTTGTTTCTTGCATTTTCGGCCCGTAAACTTTCAAAAAAACCGTGTAAGGCTTGTTTAGATGCCGAGTACGACGACCGGTATGGAAATCCAAATTTACCAACAATACTTGATGTTACCGCAATTTGTCCGCCGCCATTTTCAATCATTTGCGGTAAAACCTTTTTGCTTAAGGCAATCGTTCCGAAATAATTTACCTCAAAAATTTTACGATCGACACTAAGCGGAGTTTCAGCCACAAACGAACGTTGGCTTATCCCGCCAAACTGGTATAGCGCATCAATTTTTATGTTGTTTTCTTTAATGAATTGAGTCGCTTCTTCAATTGATTGTTCATTACCTAAATCGAAAGGAAGAATAACGGTTTGGCAGCCATTTGTTATGCAGATTTTTTCGGTGTCTTTTAAGGCCTCTTCTTTTCTGCCTGAAAGAATGAGTGTTACGTTGTTCGACGATAACTCAATTGCCACCGCTTTGCCAATGCCCGATGATGCTCCTGTAATCCAAATTGTCTTTCCCGAAAAATCCATTTACTACATACTTTCAGCGTGCCACGAAGATAACAGAATATTCAGCCAGACAAAATGAATAAGGTCTATTTTTACTGTATCAAAATTAAAAATAGTTAAGATTGTTAAATTCCTTTTGGCTCCGACCATTTTTCTCTTTCAGGCAAAATAAAACTAAATAAAACAGCCATAGAAAATGCCAGCAGGTAACTGGCCAGTCGTTCAGATACTCCGGTGGCATCAACCAGCCATGTTTTCCATATTACGGCAGATAGTGTTCCGGTAATTAAGCTGGCAAAAACGCCGGCTCTCGACAGTTTTTTCCAGAAAATAAGCAATACAATGGCGGGGCCAAACGAAGCACCAATACCACTCCATGCATAGGAAACCAGTCCGTAAACAGTATCTTCCATTGTGATAGCCAATATAAAACCTACCGCTCCAACGGCAAGCGTAAGTATTTTATTCAGGAACAGCATTCGCTTTTCTTCAATCTGCTTTTTGGTAACGTGCAGGTAAAAATCTTCTGTCATTGAGGATGAAACGACCATCAACTGCGATGAAGCTGTTGACATCATTGCAGAAACTGCACCCGATAAAAGAATTCCGGCAAGAATAGGATTCAAAAGTGTCATAACCATTATCGGCATTATTTTTTCGGAATCACTGGCAACTGAAGCAGCAGCAGCTCCCAAAATACCATGTTGCACTAACTGGTATCCAATTATTCCAATCAGAAAAGCTCCAACGTAAGCCAATAGTGTCCAGGTGATTGCGAGCACGCGGCTTTGCTGAGTTTCTTTTTGGCTGCGCATGGCCATCATTCGAGTTAGCAACTGTGGCTGTCCGGTATAACCAAATGCCCAACTTAGCCCATTTAAAACAAGCAGACCGCCTGTAGCCTGTTTTACCGAATCAATGTTTTGAGGTACAAGATAATTCGCTTGTGAAATGGCTTCCGCCACGTGAATATTGTTGGCTGCTGCAATTCCTAGCGCAATAATAGGCAGAACAACACATGTAACAACCATTAAAACAGCTTGAAAAGCATCGGTGGCCACAACGGTAATAAATCCACCTAACATGGTATATAAGGTAACCAGTGCTGAGCCAATTACCATTCCCCAAAAAGGATCAATTTTAAAGGTGTCGTTGAAAATTTTACCGGCACCACTGAATTGTGCTGCAATGTACAATACAAAAAAGAATATAATAATAAGGGAAGAGAGAATTCCAAAACTTCGTTGTGTACCTTTAAATTTGGCCGAAAACAAACTCGGAACCGTTAATGCTCCTGTTTTGTCTGTAAGTTTTTGCAGCGGTTCGGCCAGAAAGATCCATAAAAACAGAATACCACTAACACAACCTAAAGCCACCCACAACGACGCCATTCCTTCGGCGTAAGCATGACCGGTTAAACCTAAAAGTAACCAGGCCGATTCACCTGTAGCCCGTTCGGATAAAGCCAGTGAAAAACCAGAAATTTTTTTACCGCCAATAACAAAGTCATTGTTCGTTTTCGACCGACGTGCTGAGTACGCTACAATACCAATTAAAATAACAAGGTAGGCAACAAAAACTATTATCATTTTTTAGTAGAATTGTTATAAGGTGCCCAAAGATAAAAAGAAAAAGCACTGTAGCAATTGTTCGTAAAATTTAATGCGACAAAATCTTTTTGATTGCATATTTGAATATTGGAGGTGTTTGGAGTAGAAAAATACTCAATTATTAACTTTTTGATTTAGGCTTTGAAAACCTTCGCCAAGTATTTCTTTGGTATCCATAACCGTGATAAATGCATCGGGATCGATTTTACTTATGTATTCCTGAAGAATTGCAACTTCGCGACGGCTAACAACGGTGTAAATAATTCGTTTTTGCTCGCCGGTAAACATGCCTTCGCCGTTCAGATAAGTTCCTCCACGCTCTAAATCAACCAGTAATTTTTCTTTTATCTCTGCGTGTTTACGCGAAACAATCAGAAGTGCTTTGTTGTAATTAGCGCCTTCAAGTGCTGTGTCGATCAGTTTTCCGCAAATATAAATTACTATTAATGAGTAGAGTGGGATGGCAAAATCGCGGAACGCAAGCAAACCAAAGAATACGATAACTGAATCAACGTAAATCATCAACCTGCCAATTTGCAGGTGGGTGTATTTTCCAATGATCATGGCAATAATATCCGATCCGCCGGACGTAGCACGCGACTTAAAAATCAAACCAAGTCCAAATCCCATTAAAACGCCACCAAACAGGCACGATAAAAGGATATCATCCACCAGTGGAATATTTGCATCCGGGCGCATCATAGTAAGTAGGTCGGTAAAAACAGCAGTAAGTACCGAACCGGTAATCGTTTTAATTCCAAAACGCGGCCCCAGTATTTTAATTCCGGCAATGATCAACGGAATATCAATCATTAGCGCAAAGGTACCCACCGGAATTCCGTCGGGCCAGAAAGAAAAAACGCCTTCGGTTAGGTAGTGCACAACAATTGCAATACCGTAAACGCCACCCGGAACAATTTTATGTGGTGTAACAAAAAATACAAAAGAGGCTGCCAAAATAAATGAGCCGCCAATTAAAAGCAGATTATCCTGAATCCACTTTTTGCTAAAAATTTTGTCTTTTGTCAGAAATGCCATTTTGCTAAAATTTTTCGCAAAAGAACACAATTTTAATGGATTAAAAAACAGATAATTGTCAACTACAATTTATGTTGGACTTGAGGCTGGATTCTTGATTCTGGATACTTGATACTTGATACTTGATACTGGATAGGATATTAATCGAGTGTAAAACGGTAGGAGATTGTTCCCTGTTGGAATGCCGGAGCATTTTCGTCAACATTGAACGTGGCTTTTAGCGCAGCTTGTTTGGCTTCATCCCAGAACGCTTTATTCGCAATTGTGGTACCGCGTGCTCCAGGCTCCGCAGACGTAACATTACCTTTCTTATCGACCTTAACGGTAACAACGACAATTCCGGCATCATTACCCGGATATTTGGGTTTGGGAAGTGACATTGCAGATCTGCCTTTCAAACTAAAAGAAGGACCATCGCCTTGGTTTCCTGAACCGCTGCCTCCGTCGCCATAATTTGTTGCATTCGGATCGCCGGTTGGTACACCCTGGTTACCACTTGGGAATGTTACTCCCTGGCTTTTCCCGTCGCTGTTGCCAGTGCCTCCACTTCCGGAGCCACTGTTTGCAAAAGCACCTTGCGTACGCGAGTTAATCTCAGCAATTTTTCGTTCTTCTTCCAGCTTTCGTTGGCGCTCTGCCTCTTCACGTGCTTTACGTTCGGCTTCCTCGCGGGCAATTCTTTCTGCCTCTTCGCGTTGCTGGCGTTCTATTTCTTCTTGTTTTTTACGCTCAATCTCAGCCAAGCGTTTGCGTTCTACTTCTTCAGCGTTTTTGCGGTCTAGCTCTTCCTGTTCTCTACGTTTTTTTTCATCCAGCTCCTGCTGACGTTTGCGCTCTTTTTCTTTTTTCTTTTTCTCGGCTGCTTCAATGGCAACTGTTTTTTCGTAGTCCTGCGTCATTGCAACTTCCTCGGCAGGTTCCGGTTCTGAAGTTTTCACCGGAGGCGGAGGTGTTTGTTGAGCAGGAGGTGGCGTAGATTTTTTTTGTGCAGTTTGAGGAGGTGGAGGAGTCGTTTGTTGTTGCTTGCGTGCCGGACTTGGTTTGCGGTCGCCCAATCCATTTTCTGAATTTCCGAAATTAACCAGAATTCCTTCTTCTCCAGGCAGAGGAAGTGGCGTAAAAAAGCCAAGTAAGAGCAGTAATATCAAGACAATTGTGTGAAAAACAATCGTTCCGACAAGCCCCTTTTTCTTCTCGCTATATTCCTCTCTTTCTACCATTCTTCTTCTATTCAGGCGATGTCGCCAGTATCATTTTATACTTATTTCGGCGGGCAATGTTCATTATTTTCACCACTTCGTTAACCGGAACAGATTGATCGGCATGCAACGAGATAAAAATATCGTCGTTACCCGAGCCAAACTTATTGGTTAAAAACGGCTCAATATCGCCAAATTTTACGCTTTGAAGCTTATTGTCGTCGTTGATATAGTATTTCAAATCGGATGTAATCGATATGGTTGTGATTGGCTTGGCAGCTGTTTGATTGTTACTTTGCGGAAGTAACAATTTCAGTGCATTTGGCGCAATCAGGGTAGAGGTAACCATAAAGAAAATAAGCAACAGAAATACAATGTCGGTCATCGACGACATGCTAAATGCAGCATTTACTTTATTTCTCTTTTTTAGTGCCATTTACTACAGGTTATGCCGGTTCGTTTAACAGATCCATAAATTCAGAAGTGGTTGCTTCCATTTTAAAAACCACTTTTTCAACATTCGATACAAGAATATTGTAGGCAAAATAGGCGATAATACCCACGATCAATCCGGCAACTGTGGTTACCATTGCCTGGTAAATACCGGTTGAAAGCAGTGTTACATCAATATTGTTTCCGGCGTTCGACATATCGTAAAATGCCTGAATCATCCCCATAACCGTGCCAAGAAATCCGATCATCGGAGCTCCACCGGCTACCGATGCCAAAACCGGAAGTCCTTTTTCCAGTTTCGAAATCTCGAGGTTACCCACATTTTCTATGGCGGCATTTACGTCGGTTAATGGCCGGCCAATCCGGCTGATTCCTTTTTCCAACATGCGCGATGCCGGATTCGGGTTGCTGCGACACAATGCCACGGCAGAATCGATT harbors:
- a CDS encoding L-serine ammonia-lyase, translated to MESIREIYKIGHGPSSSHTMGPKKAADRFLAENKNAARFEVILYGSLAATGKGHLTDYAIKQSFGNHPLQINWKPKTFLPRHPNSICFKAFNNENELLKEWTCYSVGGGTIVDDHTQSETVEVYEHTTMSEILDWCNHNGKNFWEYVAEFEDPDIWDYLEEVWLVMLESIKRGLKTEGVLPGGLKLPRKAPVFNTRGDTFATPFKRRSQLFSYALAVMEENAAGGKIVAAPTCGASGVLPAVLKYFKKIHKRDKNAILRALATAGLIGNIVKTNASISGAEVGCQGEVGTACAMASGAATQMMGGTIFQIEYSAEMGLEHHLGLTCDPVAGLVQIPCIERNAFAAERAVSHNNYALLTDGRHRISFDEVVETMYKTGIDLQSKYRETSEGGLAIFDALPNC
- a CDS encoding VOC family protein — encoded protein: MKAQINGIQQLGVGVEDLQEAWKWYREHFSMDIRMFEDEATAELMLAHTAGKTRDRRAVLALNMQGGGGLEIWQHTGKKPKPINFEIQLGDLGINIGKIKTENVQAVYDKFSASKLNLLTPISKDPAGNDHFFMKDIYGNMWEIKNQEGVFRKKEKSLSGGVLGTVIGVKDIDTSLKVYQEILQYDEIVYDETGIFEDYKGIPGGNKKFRRVLLRHSDVKQGAFSPFFGQSVIELVQALDYEPKNIYEGRIWGDPGFIHLCFDINGMDQFRERAKAIGYPFTVDSAKATESFDMGEAAGNFAYIQAPEGTLIEFVETHKIPIIKKIGWYIDLRKRGYHPLPNWIMKMFRFMRVKDKK
- a CDS encoding SDR family NAD(P)-dependent oxidoreductase; this encodes MDFSGKTIWITGASSGIGKAVAIELSSNNVTLILSGRKEEALKDTEKICITNGCQTVILPFDLGNEQSIEEATQFIKENNIKIDALYQFGGISQRSFVAETPLSVDRKIFEVNYFGTIALSKKVLPQMIENGGGQIAVTSSIVGKFGFPYRSSYSASKQALHGFFESLRAENARNNISVSVIIPGRIKTNISVNAINKDGKTHAQMDAGQDTGMSAEKCAKVICKKLKKERKEILVGGSEVIMVHIRRFLPRLYYYMASRVKPL
- a CDS encoding sodium/proline symporter — protein: MIIVFVAYLVILIGIVAYSARRSKTNNDFVIGGKKISGFSLALSERATGESAWLLLGLTGHAYAEGMASLWVALGCVSGILFLWIFLAEPLQKLTDKTGALTVPSLFSAKFKGTQRSFGILSSLIIIFFFVLYIAAQFSGAGKIFNDTFKIDPFWGMVIGSALVTLYTMLGGFITVVATDAFQAVLMVVTCVVLPIIALGIAAANNIHVAEAISQANYLVPQNIDSVKQATGGLLVLNGLSWAFGYTGQPQLLTRMMAMRSQKETQQSRVLAITWTLLAYVGAFLIGIIGYQLVQHGILGAAAASVASDSEKIMPIMVMTLLNPILAGILLSGAVSAMMSTASSQLMVVSSSMTEDFYLHVTKKQIEEKRMLFLNKILTLAVGAVGFILAITMEDTVYGLVSYAWSGIGASFGPAIVLLIFWKKLSRAGVFASLITGTLSAVIWKTWLVDATGVSERLASYLLAFSMAVLFSFILPEREKWSEPKGI
- the rsgA gene encoding ribosome small subunit-dependent GTPase A, which translates into the protein MKQQLPESIENYINQNGIPITELARVITVHKERYIIQSDTSVFKAEITGNIRFAAQSATDFPTAGDWVRFMPMDDENAIILEVLPRFSKLERQAVGKHGDVQLIAANVDVAFIVQAVGHDFNPNRLERYLAVCYAGNIQPFLVLSKTDLVSENECKQLIDDVKNRIRNIKTIALSNETKQGLDLLQSELEASKTYCFLGSSGVGKSTIINHLLNREALETRSISESTNKGRHTTSHRELFVLENDSIVIDTPGMRELGVTDSADALEMTFDAISDLTSDCKFGDCSHTNETGCAVLAALESGELGEDAYENYLKLKREQEHFSSTVYEKRQRDKEFGKMIKSVLKEKKRSKPR
- a CDS encoding MATE family efflux transporter; this translates as MLHKRVSVLSLQKLKDIDFKGLWIDVKEAIGGTERDFTESSLGKAIFILAVPMVLEMIMESVFAVVDIFFVSKLGADAVATVGLTESVMTIVYAVGMGLSVATTALVSRRIGEKNNKQAGVVAFQAMMVGFIFSVCIAIPGVLYAGEFLKLMGATDSMAAEGYLFPAVMFGGNVVIMLLFIINAVFRSSGDAAISMRVMWLANIINIILDPLLIFGIGPFPELGLAGAAIATTTGRGLAVLYQFYLLFGGHHRIRLYWSNLKIRVNVMLKLIKISGGGILQNLIATSSWILLVRIIAVSGPEALAGYTIAIRIIIFALLPAWGLSNAASTLVGQNLGANQPERAERSVWITGYVNMIFMGFMGIILAVFPEFWIKLFIGEAAVVDNGTLALRIISFGFLFYALGMVLMQGFNGSGDTITPSKINFMSFWLFEIPLAYFLAIVLNMGLFGASMSIVIAESFLAITALYLFRKGKWKQRKV
- a CDS encoding YitT family protein — encoded protein: MAFLTKDKIFSKKWIQDNLLLIGGSFILAASFVFFVTPHKIVPGGVYGIAIVVHYLTEGVFSFWPDGIPVGTFALMIDIPLIIAGIKILGPRFGIKTITGSVLTAVFTDLLTMMRPDANIPLVDDILLSCLFGGVLMGFGLGLIFKSRATSGGSDIIAMIIGKYTHLQIGRLMIYVDSVIVFFGLLAFRDFAIPLYSLIVIYICGKLIDTALEGANYNKALLIVSRKHAEIKEKLLVDLERGGTYLNGEGMFTGEQKRIIYTVVSRREVAILQEYISKIDPDAFITVMDTKEILGEGFQSLNQKVNN
- a CDS encoding DUF4199 domain-containing protein, which produces MKKVAIEIKWAILFAVIQLVWMFGERIAGLHDENIAKHSVVTNFFAIVAIAVYVVALLDKRKNDFNGKMTWIQGFISGLIITLGVTILTPLTQYLTVEVITPHYFENMIDYTVEHGLKTPQEAAEYFNLKSYMAESIIFAPLMGLATSAIIAIFTRKK
- a CDS encoding glycoside hydrolase family 127 protein, with product MNPKLYSIILFFVLVSCNYKDQFPVKKSERISNINTSVTQEDSSSYAPFEGLFTFVNQFDAQDSSFDLEAFKANYNQFYVNNNKAIYDSLALPAWIEINGLLLELTGEAKYAQELEKISANENMTDYIKPFVLTQNGDHIYVNLFNPAEIDFQHSLGGDVTFRQETNYPESGSVRLHFEMTERRYIELNIRIPEWAEGTHVTVKGVKYFTKPGSYCLIAKKWKQGDLVQVEMPIGNYPNR